From the Candidatus Bipolaricaulota bacterium genome, one window contains:
- a CDS encoding ABC transporter ATP-binding protein produces the protein MDPAIRTENLTKRFGRLTAVDRLSLIVPRSEIYGLIGPNGSGKTTTMRLLCGILKPDAGKITILGHRIPSFAVLHEIGYMPQENAIYPDLSVRENLCFFGRMQGLSRAEIQSRTEEILRIVHLEGKRDALARDLSGGMQRRVSLAAAMIHKPAILLLDEPTAGVDPDLRAFFWAHFKHLAEEGTTILISTHYLEEASRCHRVGLMSRGRLIEEGPPQALEEEAHAATLEEAFLALVGKTEGESK, from the coding sequence ATGGACCCTGCGATCCGCACTGAGAATCTGACCAAGCGATTCGGTCGTCTAACCGCGGTCGACCGGCTCTCTCTCATTGTGCCCCGTTCCGAGATCTACGGGCTGATCGGACCGAACGGGAGCGGAAAAACGACGACCATGCGCCTTCTATGCGGAATACTCAAACCCGATGCAGGGAAGATCACCATCCTTGGACATCGCATCCCGTCGTTCGCAGTGCTACACGAGATCGGGTACATGCCGCAGGAGAACGCGATCTATCCTGATCTGTCCGTACGGGAGAACCTATGCTTCTTTGGGCGGATGCAGGGGCTGTCCCGAGCCGAGATCCAGAGTCGTACCGAAGAGATCCTAAGGATCGTGCATCTGGAGGGGAAACGGGACGCCCTCGCCCGCGATCTGAGCGGGGGGATGCAGCGCCGGGTCTCGCTGGCCGCCGCGATGATCCACAAACCGGCCATCCTTCTCCTCGACGAGCCGACCGCGGGGGTCGATCCCGACCTGCGCGCGTTCTTCTGGGCCCACTTCAAGCACCTGGCGGAGGAAGGGACGACGATCCTGATCAGCACCCATTACCTTGAGGAGGCGTCCCGCTGCCACCGCGTCGGTCTGATGAGTCGGGGGCGGCTGATCGAAGAAGGACCGCCGCAGGCGTTGGAGGAGGAGGCACACGCCGCCACCTTGGAAGAAGCGTTCCTCGCCCTGGTGGGGAAGACGGAGGGAGAGTCGAAATGA
- a CDS encoding ABC-2 transporter permease, translating into MNVLFVARNVFRRLRHDLLTVFMIGTIPLIFILLFGYAFSGSPTDVRVIVVDHDRGTITLNTREFGQITLQKSLSSELIKGFRKKVFHTRWMDDEIQARNELKDGKVWAVIVIQPGFSQGVIDRVLQIKGGMPYTYQGQTIHLLPRSEAAPGPGISLSIDRSNVPVADTVVATVERALNNLMFAYIGGKTVDFSSLLKVDYIYAGQADYLDYYSPGVIGFAVTVITSMLSLIALVREERNGILERLLTFPVHPWELSLGYTLAFTIIAILQALEVILIAYFLFHTMFAGSLLLMLLVIVVYTIGLQGMGTLLSGLARNEFQAVQYALLIIIPGLILTEAFWPVEALSPTLRPLAYIIPLTYLNRALRAVMLRGWGISGIWFELTVLASYAVVMLGLSILLMKRRAHTR; encoded by the coding sequence ATGAACGTGCTGTTCGTCGCCCGTAACGTCTTCCGTCGGTTGCGCCACGACCTTCTCACCGTGTTCATGATCGGGACGATCCCCCTCATATTCATCCTCCTGTTCGGGTACGCGTTCTCCGGAAGCCCGACCGATGTGCGGGTGATCGTGGTCGACCACGATCGGGGAACCATCACCCTGAACACGCGCGAGTTTGGGCAGATAACCTTGCAGAAATCTCTGAGTTCAGAGCTGATCAAGGGATTCAGAAAGAAGGTGTTCCACACCCGTTGGATGGATGACGAAATCCAGGCACGGAACGAACTGAAAGACGGAAAGGTATGGGCGGTGATCGTGATCCAACCCGGGTTTTCGCAGGGGGTTATCGATCGGGTGCTGCAGATCAAGGGCGGAATGCCCTACACCTACCAGGGGCAAACGATCCACCTCCTACCCCGGAGTGAGGCGGCACCCGGACCAGGGATTTCACTGTCGATCGACCGCTCCAACGTCCCGGTGGCGGACACGGTGGTGGCCACAGTGGAGCGGGCGCTGAATAACCTAATGTTCGCCTACATCGGCGGGAAAACCGTCGATTTCAGCAGCCTGCTCAAGGTCGACTACATCTACGCCGGGCAGGCTGACTACCTCGATTACTACTCCCCCGGAGTGATCGGGTTCGCGGTCACGGTGATCACCTCGATGCTCTCTCTGATCGCCTTGGTGCGCGAGGAGCGCAACGGGATTCTGGAACGGCTCCTGACATTCCCGGTCCACCCGTGGGAGCTCAGCCTCGGTTATACCTTAGCATTTACTATCATAGCCATCCTACAAGCACTCGAGGTGATCTTGATCGCCTATTTCTTATTCCACACAATGTTCGCTGGGAGCCTGCTTTTGATGCTCCTTGTGATCGTCGTCTACACCATCGGGTTACAGGGGATGGGAACGCTCCTTTCCGGCCTGGCACGGAACGAGTTCCAGGCGGTGCAGTACGCGCTTTTGATCATCATCCCCGGACTGATCCTCACCGAGGCGTTCTGGCCGGTGGAGGCCCTCTCCCCGACGCTCCGTCCACTTGCCTACATCATACCGCTCACCTACCTGAACCGTGCCCTGCGGGCGGTGATGCTGCGCGGATGGGGAATATCCGGGATCTGGTTCGAGCTCACCGTCCTGGCGAGCTACGCTGTGGTGATGCTTGGATTGAGCATCCTGCTCATGAAGCGGCGCGCGCACACGCGGTGA